The genomic stretch CACAGCTACGATCAATTGCATGGCGGCACATCTTCTCCACCAATTTATATTCCACTTCATTGCGAATCCGAATGTCGCACATATTGATGGTGCGCCACATGAGCGGATCCATGCAGATTCTCCGCCATCTACGGCACACGAACTGAGCACTGGTTAAGATCTCGATTGCGGTAAGTTTCCCAATGATCATTATAGTGAGGTCGTCCGGAAGATGCAACAAGTTTAATTTCTTCGCAGCCTTGCAATATTGGATCTGACGTCCATTGCGATTTACAAAGTTCATAGGTAGGCAAATGAGGAATTAGGGTTTGAGTTAGTTGTGATTTTTAGGAATAGATTTTGGTGTTGGTATTGATATTGTCCGCAAGCCCCAATTATATATCTACGCGATTAGTATTTTGctaattaatttcttttttcttttttcttttttaatactgaATCTCTTTGCGTTTGACTCAAGCCTAAATATAGATATAACAGATAGACGAGTGCATAAATTACCGTGTTCTAAATCTAGATAACAGACgccaaaataaaactaataacaATTAATAGTATCTTGTGGGATACTAGCTTAAAtgtttaaattgatttttttttaatatagtcTCACcactaaatttaaaataaaccTAGGTTGTTAGACAATATAGTTCATAATTGAAGAAAAtctcaaataaaatatttgaaatggATTTAGTTCAACTTAGAGGGCAAAAATCCAGAGCGTAGGGATCAAAACGCAATGatatgtaataaaaaaaaatccctAGAAAGTCGATAtgatatttgtacaatgtgtacaaatGAACTATTTTTTTGGCTTAATATAAGTTAAGAATAAAAATTATCcacaaataataaatttaaaagctCTCATTCAATTATTTcacattaaatttaaaatttttaacacttaagaaaaaagacaaaaaggaggtataatgataataataataataatcattctcttttactaaaaatatattgttTTTGATTTACTTGCTTTTGACTTTGttacttaaattatttttttattagtttaatattGATGATGATTAATTATAATAAGAAATTAAGAATACATAAAGAATACAAAAAGTTAATCACAAAATATTTGTTCAGATTTATATCTTCAAAATGAATGAAAACATATGCgaaaaattattaacaaaattttaagagatttatgcgaaaattaaaagaatgaaGCCACACAGGATAATTCTCATTTGAGGTATTTTATACTTCAACTCGTACGTGTATATTATTTCTCAGATATTCTACCTTATTATTAGACtcttaattcaaaaaaataatatatttttatccaAATTTACTATAATTTGGATTGagtaattatataattatttaatttcatgcatgaaaaatatttcaaataaacACATTATATGTACAATAATATATGAGAGGTACCAATTTACCCTTTACTTTctaaagtttaattttaatacattgattgacaatataaaatattaaaattaatgtttattttttattttatatataaaattttttgaataattaaagatacaaattgttattttttaaataattaaagataCAAATTATTAAAGACCGACAATTTTAGTATAGAAAAAAGAATTGACTAATgttaattagtttaaatttaggcataaataacaaatttttatcACGTAAAATTTCTCATTGAcaataatttgaaataaataatttaaaagtacgtagaaaaatgataaaaatattcttCTTATAAAGAACTTTATGTTGTAACTTAGACAGcagcagaagaagaaaaaaaaaaacccttagCCTGCAGACTTCATCCATGAACCACATTACTCATGAAACTATTTTGCATCTTCTATgttaaaacataaaacatatGCTTTTGTGATTACTAATGTCGCTTCTTTTCTTCcgtgtttcttcttttttttggtttcgatttatcattcttcttattcttcttcttctccttctctttaTCTCTAAGATATCTTTTAAATCTTTTGCGCGATCTTTAATTCTTTGTACATTTTCATATATCGTATATTTCATCTCAATCTGTTGccactttttcttcttcttcttctgaagaCTCATCGTTATCTTGTGATTCATTTTCAGCAATATGATGACCGAACATTTCCTCGCGAGGTCTATAGGAATATTCTAAGTCATCGTACCAATCTGCATTATTACATAGTTTACCAAATTTGTAGCCAAAAAAACCCTCAGGTGTATTTGGttctataaaatattttaactgCTCATCACACATTTTCCTTAATCTCCCCTCCAAATTAACATTGTCACACCAACGTAAGTCCAGAGATTCAAGAAAACGACAGCCGGCAAGAATGGCGCTTACACCATCGTTATCCAAACAACTGTTAACAAGTTGGAGATGGCGCAAGTTAGGCATATTTTGTGCAATCGCAAATGCAGCTTCGTTACCCCTACTGCAATCATTGTGGTTAAACTTTAATGATTTCAGAAGAGGACAACCTCTTTCAATAGCTTCTAAGACAATACTAGTTACATGTTTACAATCAGTAATTTCTAGTTCCTCTAACAACGGAAGCTTTTGAGCGATCTCACATAATCCTTCGTCGAAAATGATATAGAAACATTGAACAAGTAATAATCTTCGCAACTTACACTGCCTGTACAAAATCAAAATCACCATTCCATCATATATATcacataatttaataataattaaataaattttgtttaaagaaaagagctaataaacacaaaaataaatatgaaacaTAATTCAAACCAAAAAAGAAAAGCGCTATATTCAAGAAACAACGATTCTAAATGACTAATAAACATTATTGTTTTAAGTTAGtacttaattaataataatttgcatctatatttaaaaaaatttgtatataaaaatatataatttatacttatatttatcaaaatttatacatataaattatattaatcagaatttacacataaattaataaaatttatttattaaaaataatttgatatttataccaattaaaaattagttaaaattatCTAAAACTGCTAGCTCCTAAAAATTTCTGAGGAAGAAATACAAAATCCtatttcaacaaaaataaatacaaatcaaataaaaaagcATCATAAGCCATTAAATTAAAGGTTTTCGACTCTCATCTTAAGCACCGCCATCCATGCCTAACAACAATGTTacagatataattatttaatcttttatcaatttaattttttgagaaaaatataatattgtagcaaaatttttattattaaaaaatttaattcttgttaaactcaaaaaaatatatatataaataaaataacagaGCAAGTCCATATAAAATTATACAATAAAAACTTTAAACTTACGAGTCAATTATATATTTGAGGAGATTATCAGTTCCAAAATACTCAATACTTATGTCTACCAATTGACCACAACTTCGATTAATTGCATGGTGGCACATCTGCCACAATTTATACTCCAATAAATTGAACATCCCAATATCGCACATATTGATGGTGCGCCACATGAGCGGATCCATGCAGATGCTCCACCATTGACGGCACACCTGCTGGACGCTGGTCAAGATGTCAAATGTGGTGAGCCTCGAAAAGATCATCAAAGTTAGGTCGTTCGGAAGATCCAGCCAGTTTCTCACGGCGGTTTTGCGTTTGTGCCGGCGCAATAATGGCTTGGTAGTTCCTCTGGCCATTTGATGAGTAAGGAATTGAATTTGTGGGTTGTTAGTGTTGGAGTGAAAACAAAAACCTTTTAAATAACATGTGAGTGATTAGAATCCCTATTTTAATTTCGTGGGATGCAAGTCATTAATATTTCTTTTCCTATTCCTTATTTTGAAACCGTCCTCTCCTATTTTAATTTCCTCGGTTGAAAGTCATtaatatttcttctttttttttactaaagatATGAAACTCGAATTCACAACCTCTTAATTAAGTATGGGGACATTATGCCATTTAAGCTATTACTCATTGGCGTCATTAATATTTCTTTTGCAAGTCAttatttaaaaagtaaatatcttaaattttttttagtttttcaaattcCTTCGAAACTCCTTATTTCTAGGTTCTCAAAATTGGagattttaatctttttaattaaatttattattttatctttaacttAAATCTAATATGCTATTATAAGTAATTAaggaataaattataaaaatatataataaatattgtatatttttaacTTAGGGTTAACCACTAAAAATGCTCCCGAATTATTCAAATGCTGACATAAATGCACCCGAATTTTACTATCgacaaaaatacttttaaataatttaaaaatataacaacaatacccaacaataaatatatattttgaaaaattagagattgaattttgatgtgtttttacaagaataattaaaaaaatgagatattattattcttaaaatttgataatttttttctaagtatatattttttgtgattttttaaaagtattattagttgttaacaaaaaaattacaaaaaaaatatatactcaaccaaaaattagcaaattttaaggatactaatatctcttttttttaatcatgcttgtaaaaaattgtatcaaaattcaatctctaatatattttttgagaaatatatatttaatgttagataatcttataaaaaaactaacattaaatatgtatctatcaaaaaatacattagagattgaattttgatgcaattttttacaagcataattagaaaaatgaaatattattatttttaaaaatttggtaattttttgttaagtatatattattttgtgattttttaaaagtattattggttgttaacaaaaacaattataaaaaattatatatttaacaaaaaatcaccaatttttatgtataataatatatttttttataatcatgcttgcaaaaaattgtatcaaaattcaatctctaaggtattttttaaaaatatatatttattattgggTATTGTTAttgtgtttttaaattatttgaaggCATTTTGGTCGATAATAAAATTCGAGTGTATTTTTATCCGCGTTTAAATAATTTGGAGGCGTTTTTTTGTGGTAACCCATAAACAAGacagattttaaaattaagttatccaattatctttaatttctaaatttataattaaattacaaAGTCAACCTCAAATTTGTTGAATAACGGGCAAACTCATTTGAGCTTTCTACtgatttcaatttaattttttgagatgaaaaataaattgtttAGTGAAAAACACTTGCAGtccttattttatttgttgtCCTTGCTCTTTCTATAAATGTCAAATATGCAATTCTAATTTCATTGTTGTCTTTTATCAATTATAATGATTGTACCATAATTTGATTCCAAAAATTTCTTTCCAACAATCAAATCAGATATGATTCTTTCCTCCTTTGCCTCTAATCAATTCACATATTATGCTAATGTTAAtccactttttctttttcatatatttGCTTGATCTGATCTGCGATGCTTTCTATGTAGACTCCAAATAAATATAGTAacatcatttaatttatttgaaatttCATGAAAGAAACGAATTTGCTGGcgtgtttttctttttaaccaatttttttatactttaagGGTTTGTTCACGAGTTTTGAAACAGAAATTTGTGGCACATGAATTCTATTTATTAAAATGTTACaagaaaaaatagaatataTTTACAAATACCAATACTAACGAAGTGGTCAATTCTTCGTATCATAAAATTTACCGATAATAgaatttgtgtcaaattttttagtaatttacttttcaatataattaaaagacaattagcaagaaattcatcttttattttgtttctaagttatttttcacaatattcatagttgaaaaagatctCTTAATTGTAGCAGTTGAAACAGAGAGAATTAATaccaaatgaataaaaaaagacggttacaagaagaaaaagaattcactttatgatatttaaaaatttttatttaattaaaaaatattagtaataatatctttttcaaatttttttaatattgttacgtatcttttagatattagaaatcattaatatttaaattagactggacttttatttatactaaactaaatacaaaataattttttaaaaaaattaaattatacctAATAACTTAACACTATTAAAAAAAGTGGGGCGGAGGGCTCCACTCGCGCTTTTATGTCCGTACCTGCTTCTATTGTcatacaattttaaaaaatgttatatttatgttgttttttttttgtacatttttattttaagtatttaaagtaaaatttaaaaaaatacaaaaaattatcttatatatatgaaaaagtctaaaaaaattaactataatttaagtcaactcaaatcaatttatttttagttttaaaatttaaaaaattagaacaGTGGAgagttattttttcttttttataaaagatgtatatatctatatatataacttGGTCGCAAACTATGATAACCAAGTGAATGGTGATTATAGGTGGCTATTGATAACTTCAAGTTGACTGACAAATATGGGAGTGATGCCTGACAGTTAGATCTTAAAACACTAATCAAAATGTTAAGTTATATCTT from Arachis stenosperma cultivar V10309 chromosome 9, arast.V10309.gnm1.PFL2, whole genome shotgun sequence encodes the following:
- the LOC130950372 gene encoding putative F-box/LRR-repeat protein 23, which codes for MARGTTKPLLRRHKRKTAVRNWLDLPNDLTLMIFSRLTTFDILTSVQQMCHHAINRSCGQLVDISIEYFGTDNLLKYIIDSQCKLRRLLLVQCFYIIFDEGLCEIAQKLPLLEELEITDCKHVTSIVLEAIERGCPLLKSLKFNHNDCSRGNEAAFAIAQNMPNLRHLQLVNSCLDNDGVSAILAGCRFLESLDLRWCDNVNLEGRLRKMCDEQLKYFIEPNTPEGFFGYKFGKLCNNADWYDDLEYSYRPREEMFGHHIAENESQDNDESSEEEEEKVATD